From one Streptomyces sp. CA-210063 genomic stretch:
- a CDS encoding DUF6882 domain-containing protein, whose amino-acid sequence MTKRFSDQFLLEAERHSVWGAAQLEALMEFLPEAPWSADLPTCSYQQGEVQLRVGVLGTYDMEGGSWLWGWANPGLGGSEVVALSAAVARYGQAHGIPEFTAEELDLSGFDDPRRAAEMLAFAGMGVANAPGYIGQPAGPGTQVYFLPDDPKVPSALLDPVALPRVLMAGVSLIGRSPLQAVTGYFEHHGVPQRVEGDRLIADLPTGNAAVVSFDRMGRIGNIRLTVTG is encoded by the coding sequence ATGACAAAGAGATTCAGCGACCAGTTCCTGCTCGAGGCGGAACGGCACTCCGTCTGGGGCGCCGCTCAGCTCGAGGCGCTCATGGAGTTCCTGCCTGAGGCGCCGTGGAGCGCGGACCTGCCGACGTGTTCGTACCAGCAGGGGGAGGTGCAGCTACGGGTCGGTGTCCTTGGGACGTACGACATGGAGGGGGGTTCCTGGCTGTGGGGCTGGGCAAATCCGGGGCTCGGCGGGAGTGAGGTCGTGGCGTTGTCCGCTGCCGTGGCACGGTATGGGCAGGCGCACGGGATTCCTGAGTTCACCGCTGAGGAACTCGACCTGTCCGGGTTCGACGATCCTCGGCGGGCCGCCGAGATGCTGGCCTTCGCGGGGATGGGGGTAGCCAACGCTCCCGGGTACATCGGGCAGCCCGCCGGGCCCGGCACTCAGGTGTACTTCCTGCCAGACGACCCGAAGGTGCCGAGCGCCCTGCTCGATCCGGTCGCCCTGCCGCGCGTGCTCATGGCCGGGGTCTCACTCATCGGGCGTTCGCCGCTACAGGCCGTCACGGGGTACTTCGAGCACCACGGCGTGCCGCAGCGCGTGGAAGGCGACCGGTTGATCGCCGATCTGCCGACGGGGAACGCCGCCGTTGTCTCCTTCGACCGGATGGGGCGGATCGGCAACATACGGCTCACGGTCACCGGCTGA
- a CDS encoding IS256 family transposase, protein MLTVVTEDGSTREGSLIDGIVREGARRMLAAALEAEGDAYIAELAHEKDERGRRLVVRNGHHQSRKVATAAGTIEVRAPRVKDKRVDEETGERKRFSSAILPPWARKSPKISEVLPLLYLHGLSSGDFVPALEQFLGSSAGLSPATVTRLTVQWQADHQAFGERDLSDSDYVYVWADGIHLRIRLAEAKSCVQVLMGVRADGTKELIAMSDGYRESADSWADLLRDCRRRGMRAPVLAVGDGALGFWKALAEVFPEARHQRCWVHKSANVLNALPKSAQPGAKKALQEICNAEDREHALKAIATFGKTYGTKFPKAVKKITDDADELLAFYDFPAEHWIHLRTTNPIESTFATVRLRTKVTRGAGSAAAALAMVFKLVESAQQRWRAVNAPHLVALVRAGAHFERGQFIERPQAVAA, encoded by the coding sequence ATGCTCACGGTAGTCACCGAGGACGGCTCGACGCGAGAGGGGTCCCTGATCGACGGGATCGTCCGGGAGGGGGCGAGGCGGATGCTGGCCGCCGCCCTGGAGGCCGAAGGTGATGCGTATATAGCTGAGTTGGCCCATGAGAAAGACGAGCGTGGGCGGCGGCTCGTGGTCCGCAACGGTCATCACCAGTCGAGGAAGGTGGCCACCGCTGCGGGAACCATCGAGGTCAGGGCCCCGCGGGTCAAAGACAAGCGCGTCGACGAGGAGACGGGCGAGCGTAAGCGGTTCTCCTCGGCGATCCTGCCGCCCTGGGCGAGGAAGTCCCCGAAGATCAGCGAGGTGCTGCCGCTGCTTTACCTGCACGGCCTGTCGTCGGGTGACTTCGTGCCCGCGCTGGAGCAGTTCCTCGGCTCCTCGGCCGGCCTCTCGCCCGCCACCGTCACGAGGCTGACCGTCCAGTGGCAGGCCGACCACCAGGCGTTCGGCGAACGCGACTTGTCCGATTCGGACTACGTCTATGTCTGGGCCGACGGCATCCACCTGCGCATACGCCTGGCCGAGGCGAAGTCGTGCGTGCAGGTGCTGATGGGCGTGCGCGCCGATGGCACCAAGGAGCTGATCGCCATGTCCGACGGCTACCGCGAATCAGCGGACTCGTGGGCTGACCTGCTGCGGGACTGCCGGCGCCGGGGCATGCGGGCACCGGTCCTGGCGGTCGGTGACGGCGCCCTCGGCTTCTGGAAGGCCCTGGCCGAGGTGTTTCCCGAGGCTCGCCATCAGCGGTGCTGGGTTCACAAGAGCGCCAACGTATTGAACGCGCTTCCGAAATCCGCCCAGCCCGGAGCGAAGAAGGCCCTGCAAGAGATCTGCAACGCCGAGGACCGGGAGCATGCGCTGAAGGCCATCGCGACGTTCGGGAAGACCTACGGGACGAAGTTCCCCAAGGCCGTCAAGAAGATCACTGACGACGCCGACGAGCTGCTGGCGTTCTACGACTTCCCCGCCGAGCACTGGATTCATTTGCGCACCACGAACCCCATCGAATCGACCTTCGCCACCGTCCGGCTGAGGACGAAGGTCACCCGGGGCGCCGGCAGCGCAGCCGCCGCGCTCGCCATGGTCTTCAAGCTCGTTGAGTCCGCCCAGCAGCGGTGGCGGGCCGTGAATGCGCCCCACCTCGTCGCCCTGGTCCGCGCCGGAGCCCACTTCGAACGCGGGCAATTCATCGAACGCCCCCAGGCGGTTGCGGCGTGA
- a CDS encoding MerR family transcriptional regulator, whose amino-acid sequence MHSSFMPPRQVKIGDAAAFAGTTPRAIRHYHEIGLLPEPERGGDDRRRYGYEDMIRLLWIRKMADAGIALDDIRDAFTTGTASAGADSGDGIAGILERLEETLAEQEAELRRQRTAVQRMRTEGSRMGLLSDFVTERLKSLPEGSLRQADLDSLLVTERVFGPLGAAVQATRFVVLATHPTLREDSDRIDDAEEALDDSVAVDDPRVAQVAVERHTFESALQAVIEESGLGKGDDDLFDAWDTLHPATADDGEDEADLSSGRREADSMSAFEATGKMPYDFSPARLRCMELAEELSAQDSPAT is encoded by the coding sequence ATGCATTCGTCCTTCATGCCACCCCGCCAGGTCAAGATCGGTGACGCGGCGGCCTTCGCCGGCACCACGCCACGGGCGATTCGCCATTACCACGAGATCGGGCTGCTCCCCGAGCCTGAGCGGGGCGGCGATGACCGCCGCCGCTACGGGTACGAGGACATGATCCGACTGCTGTGGATTCGCAAGATGGCCGACGCCGGGATCGCCCTGGACGACATCCGTGACGCCTTTACCACCGGCACGGCTTCCGCCGGTGCGGACAGCGGAGACGGTATCGCGGGCATCCTGGAGCGGTTGGAGGAAACCCTCGCCGAGCAGGAGGCGGAATTGCGGCGGCAACGGACCGCCGTGCAGCGGATGCGCACCGAAGGGAGCCGGATGGGCCTGCTCTCCGACTTCGTCACCGAACGCCTCAAGAGCCTGCCCGAGGGCTCCCTGCGTCAGGCGGACCTGGACAGTCTGCTGGTCACTGAGCGGGTATTCGGCCCGCTCGGCGCGGCCGTCCAGGCCACCCGCTTCGTCGTCCTGGCCACGCATCCCACTCTGCGGGAGGATTCCGACCGCATCGATGACGCCGAGGAGGCCCTCGATGACAGTGTCGCCGTCGATGATCCACGGGTGGCTCAAGTGGCCGTCGAGCGGCACACCTTCGAAAGCGCCCTGCAGGCCGTCATCGAGGAGTCCGGTCTGGGTAAGGGCGACGATGACCTCTTCGACGCCTGGGACACATTGCACCCTGCCACCGCCGATGACGGCGAGGACGAGGCCGACCTCAGCTCTGGCAGGCGGGAGGCTGACTCCATGAGCGCGTTCGAAGCCACCGGCAAGATGCCCTACGACTTCTCCCCAGCCCGCTTGCGCTGTATGGAACTGGCCGAAGAACTCTCCGCCCAAGACTCACCCGCTACCTAA